A window from Pseudomonas frederiksbergensis encodes these proteins:
- a CDS encoding histidine triad nucleotide-binding protein yields the protein MDTLFTKIINREIPAKIIYEDDQVLAFHDIAPQAPVHFLVIPKKAVRTLNDLTEDDKALAGHILFTAQRLALELGCEEGFRVVMNCNPLGGQTVYHIHMHVLGQRQMHWPPG from the coding sequence GTGGATACTCTGTTCACCAAGATCATCAACCGGGAAATCCCGGCGAAGATCATTTACGAGGACGACCAGGTACTGGCCTTCCACGACATCGCCCCACAGGCACCCGTGCATTTTCTGGTGATCCCGAAAAAAGCGGTGCGCACACTTAACGACCTGACCGAGGACGACAAGGCATTGGCCGGACATATTCTGTTCACCGCCCAGCGTCTGGCCCTGGAACTGGGTTGCGAAGAAGGCTTTCGCGTGGTCATGAACTGCAATCCATTGGGTGGGCAGACCGTCTATCACATACATATGCACGTATTGGGTCAGCGCCAGATGCATTGGCCGCCGGGCTGA
- the coq7 gene encoding 2-polyprenyl-3-methyl-6-methoxy-1,4-benzoquinone monooxygenase, producing the protein MTTQRHYSPIDRLLLQADAAMRTLLPFSGQPYRPSPAIVQPDAQMSDEDTRHVAGLMRINHTGEVCAQALYQGQALTAKLPQVRAAMEHAAEEEIDHLVWCEQRIKQLGSHTSILNPLFYGMSFGIGAVAGLISDKVSLGFVAATEHQVCKHLNEHLEQLPAEDEKSRAILEQMRIDEEHHAESALEAGGFRFPAPVKFGMSLMAKVMTKSTYRI; encoded by the coding sequence ATGACAACCCAACGTCACTACTCGCCGATTGACCGCCTTCTGCTACAAGCCGATGCCGCGATGCGCACCTTGCTGCCTTTCAGTGGCCAGCCGTACCGTCCTTCGCCCGCTATCGTGCAGCCGGATGCGCAAATGAGCGACGAAGACACCCGGCACGTCGCCGGTCTGATGCGCATCAACCATACCGGCGAAGTCTGTGCCCAGGCGCTGTATCAAGGCCAGGCCCTGACCGCCAAGCTGCCGCAAGTGCGCGCCGCCATGGAGCATGCCGCCGAAGAAGAAATCGACCACCTGGTCTGGTGCGAACAACGCATAAAACAGTTGGGCAGCCATACCAGCATTCTCAATCCGCTGTTTTACGGCATGTCGTTCGGGATTGGCGCGGTAGCCGGGTTGATCAGCGATAAAGTCAGCCTGGGTTTCGTTGCGGCTACCGAGCATCAGGTCTGCAAACACCTCAACGAACACCTTGAGCAACTGCCTGCCGAGGATGAAAAGTCCCGGGCGATCCTCGAGCAGATGCGCATTGATGAAGAACACCACGCCGAAAGCGCGCTGGAGGCTGGGGGGTTCCGCTTTCCGGCACCGGTGAAGTTCGGCATGAGCCTGATGGCCAAGGTCATGACCAAGAGTACTTACCGGATCTGA
- a CDS encoding OsmC family protein, translated as MKARIQWAGEAMFLGESGSGHVVVMDGPPDAGGRNLGVRPMEMLLLGVGGCSNFDVVSILKKSRQAVESCEAFLEAERATEDPKVFTKIHMHFVVKGRGLKEAQVKRAIELSAEKYCSASIMLGAAGVAITHDYEIIELG; from the coding sequence ATGAAGGCACGCATCCAATGGGCTGGCGAAGCCATGTTCCTCGGCGAATCCGGCAGCGGTCATGTCGTGGTCATGGACGGGCCGCCCGATGCCGGCGGTCGCAACCTGGGTGTCCGGCCGATGGAAATGCTCTTGCTGGGTGTTGGCGGTTGCAGCAATTTCGACGTGGTCAGCATCCTCAAGAAGTCCCGTCAGGCCGTTGAAAGCTGCGAAGCCTTCCTCGAAGCCGAGCGCGCCACCGAAGATCCGAAGGTTTTCACCAAGATCCATATGCACTTCGTGGTCAAGGGTCGAGGCTTGAAAGAAGCCCAGGTCAAACGCGCCATCGAGCTGTCTGCCGAGAAGTATTGCTCGGCGTCGATCATGCTTGGGGCTGCTGGCGTGGCAATTACCCACGACTACGAGATCATCGAGCTCGGTTGA
- the crp gene encoding cAMP-activated global transcriptional regulator CRP, with protein MVAITPTPKIKNLDKLLMHCQRRRYAAKSNIICAGDRSESLFFIIKGSVTILIEDDDGREMIIAYLNSGDFFGELGLFEQAGLEQERSAWVRAKIECEVAEISYAKFRELSQQDPDILYVLSGQIAQRLRNTTRKVGDLAFFDVTGRVARCLLELCKQPDAMTHPDGMQIKVTRQEIGRIVGCSREMVGRVLKDLEERNLVDVKGKTMVVFGTR; from the coding sequence ATGGTTGCTATTACCCCAACACCCAAAATCAAGAACCTCGACAAGCTGTTGATGCATTGCCAGCGCCGTCGTTATGCAGCCAAAAGCAACATCATTTGTGCCGGCGACCGCTCGGAAAGCCTGTTCTTCATCATCAAGGGTTCGGTCACCATCCTGATCGAGGATGACGACGGCCGCGAAATGATCATCGCCTACCTGAACTCTGGAGACTTTTTCGGCGAGTTGGGCCTGTTCGAACAGGCCGGCCTGGAACAGGAACGCAGCGCCTGGGTGCGCGCCAAGATCGAATGCGAAGTCGCGGAGATCAGCTACGCAAAATTCCGCGAACTGTCCCAACAGGACCCAGACATTCTTTACGTGCTCAGCGGACAAATCGCACAACGCCTGCGTAACACCACCCGCAAAGTGGGTGACCTTGCGTTCTTCGATGTTACCGGCCGCGTCGCACGCTGCCTCTTGGAACTGTGCAAGCAACCAGATGCAATGACCCATCCCGACGGCATGCAGATCAAGGTGACCCGTCAGGAAATCGGGCGGATTGTCGGTTGTTCACGTGAGATGGTCGGTCGCGTTCTCAAGGATCTGGAAGAACGCAACCTGGTGGACGTCAAAGGCAAGACCATGGTGGTCTTCGGTACGCGCTAA